A genomic region of Metopolophium dirhodum isolate CAU chromosome 1, ASM1992520v1, whole genome shotgun sequence contains the following coding sequences:
- the LOC132933495 gene encoding LOW QUALITY PROTEIN: ferritin heavy chain (The sequence of the model RefSeq protein was modified relative to this genomic sequence to represent the inferred CDS: deleted 1 base in 1 codon) — MFKLSLLCVAAVLAVASQETQGKMTCKLPQVQIPDDWITMVDPCTKKMKEQVQEELTAAMTYFAMGAHFSKDTVNRPGFAKIFFDSASEERDHAIKIIGYLLMRGGLTKDISQLIRDPQPLSEAWTDGLSALKDALKLEAHVTRKIRDIATTCEEPGRDGQDFNDYHLVDWLTGDFLTEQYEGQRDLAGKISNLGKMLEAHGALGEFLFDKKLLNGVSI, encoded by the exons ATGTTCAAACTCTCGCTGCTCTGTGTGGCAGCCGTTCTCGCTGTGGCCAGCCAAGAGACACAAGGAAAAATGACCT GTAAACTGCCACAGGTCCAAATTCCAGACGATTGGATCACCATGGTTGACCCATgtacg aaaaaaatgaaagagcAGGTCCAGGAAGAACTAACTGCAGCAATGACATATTTTGCAATG gGAGCACATTTTTCGAAGGACACAGTGAATCGTCCAGGATTTGCAAAAATATTCTTTGATAGTGCCAGCGAAGAACGTGACCATGCCATTAAAATTATTGGATATTTGTTGATGAGAGGAGGTTTGACCAAAGACATCAGTCAATTAATCCGTGACCCT caaCCTTTGTCTGAAGCATGGACTGATGGTTTAAGTGCATTGAAGGATGCTTTAAAATTGGAAGCTCATGTCACTCGTAAGATAAGAGATATTGCCACCACATGTGAGGAACCTGGACGTGATGGACAAGATTTCAACGACTATCAT ttagtTGATTGGTTAACTGGTGATTTCTTGACTGAACAATATGAAGGTCAGCGTGACTTAGCTGGTAAAATATCCAATCTTGGTAAGATGTTGGAAGCACATGGAGCTCTTGGTGAGTTCCTCTTTGACAAGAAACTTTTGAATGgagtttcaatttaa
- the LOC132933494 gene encoding uncharacterized protein LOC132933494, whose amino-acid sequence MSIKLFAICVTTILCVGYVAGEYCYNDVVGACSPVGGEVQNCNSRYGAFKGDELLVNVQGYANTHILRSFQFLLMSSHFGNFEKNRGGFEKLYRQLSDNTWEQAIDLVKFIGKRGGHMNFRARKDEKNEKQIDFEMYELGSMARALDMQKGLAEEAHFIHAEVTRRKEHDPEVASYLENNFVHQHSEIIRTLAGHTNDLKKLIGNQPDPSLSLYLFDEYLQKL is encoded by the exons ATGAGTATTAAATTGTTCGCAATTTGTGTGACAACTATCCTCTGTGTAGGATATGTTGCTGGtgaatattgttacaatgatgtTGTTGGTGCATGCAGCCCAGTTg GAGGAGAAGTCCAAAACTGTAATTCAAGATATGGAGCTTTCAAGGGTGATGAATTATTGGTAAATGTACAAGGCTATGCCAACACACATATTTTGCGTAGTTTTCAATTCTTGCTaatg TCTTCTCATTTTGGTAACTTTGAAAAGAACCGTGGTGGTTTTGAAAAGCTTTACAGACAATTGTCTGACAATACATGGGAACAAGCAATTGATCTTGTGAAGTTTATTGGCAAACGAGGAGGTCACATGAACTTCCGTGCACGTAAAGACGAGAAGAATGAAAAA caaattgattttgaaatgtatgAATTGGGAAGTATGGCAAGAGCTTTGGATATGCAAAAAGGTTTGGCTGAAGAAGCACATTTCATTCATGCTGAAGTCACTCGCAGAAAGGAACATGATCCTGAG GTTGCATCATATTTGGAGAATAACTTCGTACATCAACATTCTGAGATCATAAGAACATTGGCTGGTCACACCAACGATTTGAAGAAATTGATTGGCAATCAACCCGATCCAAGCTTGTCCCTTTATCTCTTTGATGAATATTtgcagaaattataa